GGTAAGTGTAGAGGATCTGCCCGTCGCGCAGGCGGGCGCGTTCTTCCGCCTGCGGTTCCTTGACCTTAACCACCATCTCGCATTCGGCGAAGATCTCGTCCGGCCCGTCCTTGATGACTGCGCCGGCCTGGAGATACTCGGCGTCGTCGGCGCCGATTCCGTTGCCCGCGCCGCTCTGAATCCAGACTTCGTGACCGTGCGTCACCAGTTCGCGCGTGCTTTCCGGGGTCAGGCCGACGCGATATTCGTGGTTCTTGATTTCCGTGGGGCAACCGATGCGCATAGGTCCTATCTCCTCGCTGCGTGCGCCCGTTACAAGTGAAACTATGGCGTCGCAACCTGCGTCGTTCGCCGGCCCGAAGCAGGCGCGGATAGGGCCATAGCGGCAAAGTTCGGAGCCGGGCAGTGCGATGGCCGTCATCGAACTGTCACAAAATCGGCATAGTGGCGCCGCGATCCGGTCAGAAACCGGTCATCAAAAGGTAACCGAAGTGAAAAATTCGCTGACCCTATCGCCTATCGCCATTGCCGCCGGCGCGCTGCTGGCCGCCCCCCTTGCAGCGCAGGAGGGCAGCGCGGAGGCGGCGGCCTCCGACCGGCTCGAGGCCCTGCGTGCCGAAATGGCGCGCCTGGCCGACCGGATCGAGACGCTCGAAGCCGAGCTGGCGGCCGCGAAAGGCACGGCCGACGCCGCGCGGTCGGAGCCTGCGCCCGAGCCTCGAAACGCCACGTCGATCGTCTGGAAAGGCGCGCCGAAGATCGAGGGGGAAGGGGGCTGGAGCTTCAAGCCGCGCGGCCGGTTGCAGATCGACGCCGGGACCTTTTCCGCTCCCGCCGCCACCGGCGTCGCGGACGGCTTCGGCAGCGAAATCCGCCGCGCCCGTCTGGGCGCCGAAGGCGATATCCCGGGCGGGTTCGGTTACAAGTTCGAACTCGATTTCGCCGGCGGCGAGGTCGAAATCGCCGATGCGATCGCGACCTATGCCGATGGCGGCCTGACGATTTCCGCCGGGCACCACAACACGTTCCAGGGGCTGGAGGAGCTGACCAGCAGCCGGTTCATCTCGACGATGGAGCGGGCGGCCTTCACAGACGCTTTCGGCTTCGAGCGCCGCCTCGGCCTTTCCGCGCAATATGCCGCCGATGCGTGGCTGGTTCAGGCGGGCGTGTTCAGCGACAATGCCGACGACCTGTCGAACCGCAACTGGAGCGTCGACGGGCGCGTCGTGGCGATGCCCGAACTGGGGAACGCGCGGCTCCATCTGGGCGGATCGGTCCACTACGCCGATTACGAGGAAGGGACCGCGCTGCGATACCGCCAGCGCCCCTTCGTCCACTTCACCGACGTGCGCTTCGTCGACACCGGGTGGTTCGATGCCGCGAGCGAACTGGGCATGGGGCTGGAAGCGGCGGCGATCGCCGGCCCGTTCCATGCGGCGGCAGAAGGTTTCTGGCAGAACGTCGATCGCCCGGGCGCGCTGCCCGATCCGACGTTCTTCGGCGGCTATGCCGAAGTCGGCATGTTCCTCACCCCCGGCGACAGCCGCGGCTACAAGCGCGGCGTCTTCGACCGGGTGAAGCCCGCGAACCCGGTGGGCGAAGGCGGTTTCGGCGCGGTCCAGGTCAATCTGCGCTACGACCGGCTCGACCTGGTCGATGCGGGGATCGTCGGGGGCACGCAGGATGGATATGCGGTCTCGCTCGTCTGGACGCCGACCGCCTACACGCGCTTCATGGCCAATTACGGCCGCATGGCGTATCGCAATGCCGTGATCCCCGCCGGGGGAGACGGGTCCTACGGTGTCGACGCCTTCGCCGTGCGCGCCCAGATCGATTTTTGATCCACACCGATTCCCGACCGGGGGGAACGATGTCATGTCTTTGTCACAGATCGCTCATACCCGGGAGCCGATCCTAACCTTGCTGGGGTAAGAAAAATGCATCTCACGAAATCCATCTGCTTTGCCGCGGTTGCGGCGCTTTCGCTTGCCGCGTGCGGCGATGCGCCGGGCACCGGCGGCACGCGCGATTCGATCCGCGCGGTCGGTTCCTCGACCGTCTATCCCTTTGCCAAGGTGGTGGCGGAAAACTTCGCCCGCGCGCATCCCGATTTCAAGTCGCCGCTGATCGAATCGACCGGCACCGGCGGCGGCATTGCGCTGTTCTGCGAAGGCGAGGGGCCGAACACGCCCGATATCGCCAACGCCTCGCGGCGGATGAAGAAGAGCGAGTTCGAAACCTGCCAGACCAACGGCGTGGATGAAATTATCGAGCTTCAGGTCGGCCTCGACGGGATCGCTTTCGCATCGGCGAAAGACGGGATCATGATGAACCTGAC
The sequence above is a segment of the Pelagerythrobacter marensis genome. Coding sequences within it:
- a CDS encoding OprO/OprP family phosphate-selective porin codes for the protein MKNSLTLSPIAIAAGALLAAPLAAQEGSAEAAASDRLEALRAEMARLADRIETLEAELAAAKGTADAARSEPAPEPRNATSIVWKGAPKIEGEGGWSFKPRGRLQIDAGTFSAPAATGVADGFGSEIRRARLGAEGDIPGGFGYKFELDFAGGEVEIADAIATYADGGLTISAGHHNTFQGLEELTSSRFISTMERAAFTDAFGFERRLGLSAQYAADAWLVQAGVFSDNADDLSNRNWSVDGRVVAMPELGNARLHLGGSVHYADYEEGTALRYRQRPFVHFTDVRFVDTGWFDAASELGMGLEAAAIAGPFHAAAEGFWQNVDRPGALPDPTFFGGYAEVGMFLTPGDSRGYKRGVFDRVKPANPVGEGGFGAVQVNLRYDRLDLVDAGIVGGTQDGYAVSLVWTPTAYTRFMANYGRMAYRNAVIPAGGDGSYGVDAFAVRAQIDF